A genomic window from Leptolyngbya sp. BL0902 includes:
- a CDS encoding PAS domain S-box protein, protein MNVSTMPMLSPAAILELVAAITLQRQEGKAVAEIMADLVEHVRDLLRADRVLIYQMSAPTVAPATWTVAWEACLPTLPSLRGHPVQDPLVKADWWPRYQQRQSVAVANEREASLSLDDLAQWRCLQVRAVLATPMVVRQALWGLWVVQSQRPRTWQPVDIQLLEHLALHSSSFVDQPEFSAGHPAQPHPTARASSIDANPDSAEVARQADSRWKAAIEGSGAGLWDWNMQTNRVFYSRQWKASLGYDEADIGEDLSEWDSRVHPEDKAAAYAALEAHIQGQTPTYQSEHRLRCKDGSYRWMLDRGQVIEHTPDRKPLRMIGINNDITSHKDIEVALRQSEESLRESRNKYQTLFETLPLGIAITDAQGHILEVNPASEQLLGLTANEQTARTYDAPDWQIIRPDGSPMPASEFASVRALQDNCFVHNVEMGIVKATGDITWISVSAAPIPLEQYGVAICYVDITARKQLEQSLALANFSLEQLGVAALWVDREGLIRQANHHLCTSLGYGRNEVIMQPIHHVVPDLTDHWPVFWDAVRSQQHLITQAHHRTKDGVEFPVEVIVRHIQFMGEEYIFALAQDIRDRLRTETQLRLQSTALEACADAVVITDLQGRVEWANPAFTTITQYSLEEAKGKNPRELVKSGRHPERFYQNLWQTILSGQCWRGEIINRRKDGTLYYEFSTITPVFDDQGHIHHFIAIKQDISERKAIELTLRQQSERERMIQVITHRIRQSLNLSQILETTVAEVREFLDVDRVLIYRFHSDQTRVVIAESVASPWPPALGFEMPNTYFAELEHCLPVQGDIEVINDVNQAVLEPCHREILVQLQAQAKLMVPLWQGEMLWGMIVAHQCRSPRVWQSLDRGCFIQLAVQLEIAIQQAELYRQLEQANQELEHLATQDGLTQIANRRTFNRIVEIEWERMQRDQQFLSLLLIDVDHFKRYNDHYGHQAGDQCLCQVAQVLQQSAKRPADLVARYGGEEFAVLLPQTDATGAIQVAQEIQSTLRALAIEHRYSPVVPYITVSIGLSSVVPSSNLSIDQWVYQADQALYAAKAQGRNGYFQTP, encoded by the coding sequence ATGAATGTTTCTACCATGCCCATGTTGTCTCCAGCAGCGATCTTGGAACTGGTGGCAGCAATCACCCTCCAACGCCAGGAGGGCAAGGCTGTAGCTGAGATCATGGCTGACCTTGTGGAGCATGTCAGGGATCTGCTGCGGGCAGACCGGGTTTTAATTTACCAAATGTCGGCCCCAACCGTGGCCCCAGCAACATGGACTGTGGCATGGGAAGCCTGCCTCCCCACCCTCCCCTCCCTGCGGGGGCATCCGGTGCAGGATCCGCTGGTGAAGGCAGACTGGTGGCCGCGCTATCAGCAGCGTCAATCGGTGGCTGTCGCCAATGAGCGGGAAGCGTCTCTCTCGTTGGATGACCTCGCCCAGTGGCGCTGCTTGCAGGTACGAGCGGTTTTGGCCACGCCCATGGTGGTGAGACAGGCCCTGTGGGGGCTGTGGGTGGTGCAGAGCCAGCGGCCTCGAACCTGGCAACCAGTGGATATTCAGCTCCTAGAACACCTCGCCCTACACAGCAGCAGTTTTGTTGATCAGCCAGAATTCTCCGCAGGGCACCCAGCCCAACCCCACCCAACTGCCAGGGCCAGCTCGATAGATGCCAACCCAGACTCTGCGGAGGTTGCTCGTCAGGCTGACAGTCGTTGGAAGGCGGCCATCGAGGGCAGTGGAGCCGGGTTGTGGGACTGGAACATGCAGACCAACCGCGTTTTCTACTCGCGCCAGTGGAAAGCTAGCCTAGGCTACGACGAAGCCGACATCGGGGAAGACCTGTCTGAGTGGGACAGTCGCGTCCATCCTGAAGATAAAGCCGCCGCCTATGCTGCCCTAGAAGCCCACATCCAAGGCCAGACGCCCACCTATCAAAGCGAGCATCGCCTGCGCTGCAAAGATGGCAGCTATCGCTGGATGCTAGACCGAGGACAGGTGATTGAACACACCCCAGATCGCAAACCCTTGCGAATGATTGGCATTAATAACGATATTACGAGCCACAAAGACATTGAGGTTGCCCTCCGTCAGAGCGAGGAGTCGCTGCGTGAAAGTCGCAATAAATATCAAACGCTGTTTGAGACTTTACCCCTAGGGATTGCCATCACCGACGCCCAGGGACACATTTTGGAGGTTAATCCCGCCTCCGAACAGTTGCTAGGACTGACCGCCAACGAACAAACCGCCCGCACCTACGATGCCCCCGACTGGCAAATCATTCGTCCCGATGGCAGCCCCATGCCCGCCTCCGAATTTGCCAGTGTACGCGCCCTCCAAGACAACTGCTTTGTCCACAATGTAGAAATGGGCATTGTCAAAGCAACAGGAGACATCACCTGGATTAGCGTCAGCGCCGCCCCCATTCCTTTAGAGCAGTATGGGGTGGCCATTTGCTACGTAGACATCACGGCCCGCAAGCAGCTCGAACAGTCCCTTGCCCTCGCCAATTTTTCCCTGGAACAACTGGGTGTTGCGGCCCTGTGGGTTGACCGCGAGGGGCTCATTCGTCAGGCCAACCACCATCTCTGTACCTCCCTCGGCTATGGTCGCAACGAGGTGATCATGCAGCCCATTCACCACGTTGTGCCCGATCTCACCGACCATTGGCCCGTCTTTTGGGACGCCGTTCGATCTCAGCAGCACTTGATTACCCAAGCCCATCATCGCACCAAAGACGGCGTTGAATTTCCGGTGGAAGTAATCGTGCGGCACATTCAGTTTATGGGCGAAGAATATATCTTTGCCCTCGCCCAAGACATCCGCGACCGCCTGCGTACCGAAACTCAACTACGCCTCCAAAGTACGGCCCTAGAAGCCTGTGCCGATGCCGTAGTAATTACTGACCTTCAGGGCCGAGTTGAGTGGGCTAATCCAGCTTTTACCACCATTACTCAATACAGTTTAGAGGAGGCCAAAGGTAAAAATCCTAGAGAATTAGTTAAGTCAGGGCGGCATCCCGAACGTTTTTATCAAAATCTCTGGCAAACAATTTTGTCGGGCCAATGCTGGCGAGGAGAAATTATTAATCGCCGCAAGGATGGCACCCTCTACTACGAGTTTTCTACCATCACTCCAGTGTTTGATGATCAGGGTCATATCCATCATTTTATCGCGATTAAGCAGGATATTTCTGAGCGCAAAGCCATTGAGCTAACCCTGCGTCAACAGTCTGAACGAGAACGTATGATTCAGGTGATTACCCATCGTATTCGTCAGAGCCTTAACCTGAGCCAAATTCTAGAGACTACCGTGGCCGAGGTGCGCGAGTTTTTAGATGTAGACCGGGTGCTGATTTACCGCTTTCACTCTGACCAAACCCGAGTTGTCATTGCAGAATCGGTTGCCTCACCCTGGCCTCCTGCCTTGGGATTTGAAATGCCGAATACCTACTTTGCCGAGCTTGAACATTGCCTTCCTGTTCAGGGCGATATTGAAGTGATTAATGATGTTAATCAAGCCGTATTGGAGCCTTGTCATCGCGAGATTTTAGTACAGCTTCAGGCCCAGGCAAAACTCATGGTGCCCCTCTGGCAGGGGGAGATGCTGTGGGGTATGATAGTTGCCCATCAATGTCGGTCGCCTAGGGTGTGGCAATCCCTTGACCGAGGCTGTTTTATCCAGCTAGCTGTACAGCTAGAAATTGCGATTCAGCAGGCCGAACTCTATCGCCAACTAGAGCAGGCTAACCAAGAATTGGAGCACCTCGCCACCCAAGACGGGCTCACCCAAATTGCTAATCGCCGCACCTTTAACCGCATTGTCGAAATAGAGTGGGAGCGTATGCAGCGGGACCAACAGTTTCTCTCGCTGCTGCTGATTGATGTCGATCACTTCAAGCGCTACAACGACCACTACGGCCACCAGGCGGGCGATCAGTGTCTCTGCCAGGTGGCCCAGGTCTTGCAGCAGTCGGCCAAGCGCCCGGCGGATTTGGTGGCCCGCTACGGCGGCGAAGAATTTGCTGTCTTGCTGCCTCAAACCGATGCCACGGGAGCAATCCAGGTTGCCCAGGAAATCCAATCAACCCTGCGTGCCCTCGCCATTGAACATCGCTACTCGCCTGTGGTTCCCTACATTACCGTCAGCATAGGCCTCAGCAGTGTTGTCCCTAGCAGCAACCTGTCCATTGATCAGTGGGTCTATCAAGCCGACCAAGCGCTCTACGCTGCCAAGGCCCAGGGCCGCAATGGCTATTTTCAAACGCCCTAG
- the fldA gene encoding flavodoxin FldA, translating into MTKIGLFYGTQTGNTETLAQAIQAEFGGDSIVTLHDIADASTDDFADYSCLIVGCPTWNIGELQADWEGFYDELDEVDFSDKKVAYFGAGDQIGYADNFQDAMGILADKITSLGGITVGHWSTDGYEFNESKAVQNGEFVGLALDEDNQPELTETRISTWVAQVKIAFGI; encoded by the coding sequence ATGACTAAAATTGGTCTTTTCTATGGTACCCAAACCGGAAATACCGAAACTCTAGCCCAAGCTATCCAAGCCGAATTTGGTGGCGATAGCATTGTCACCCTCCACGACATCGCCGATGCTAGCACCGATGATTTTGCTGACTATAGCTGCCTAATTGTAGGCTGCCCTACTTGGAATATTGGCGAACTCCAGGCCGACTGGGAAGGTTTCTATGACGAGCTGGATGAGGTTGATTTTAGCGACAAAAAAGTTGCTTACTTTGGCGCTGGCGATCAAATTGGCTATGCCGATAATTTCCAGGATGCCATGGGTATTTTAGCTGATAAAATCACCTCCCTTGGCGGTATCACCGTCGGGCATTGGTCTACGGATGGCTACGAATTTAACGAATCTAAAGCCGTCCAAAACGGTGAATTTGTTGGCCTTGCCCTAGATGAAGACAATCAGCCCGAACTTACCGAAACCCGCATTTCTACCTGGGTGGCCCAAGTCAAAATTGCCTTTGGTATTTAG
- a CDS encoding alpha/beta fold hydrolase, with product MFYSTQHKALWLNVSASFQRFDQALLKTLARHIDMSHWAYRQTPDEPSSLAVALDLLHDFIAQQPHPLHLIGHGTSGLVGLLYARQYPERVRSLTLLSVGVNPMVDWQAHYYAQLEALPCSRQRVLAQMAYTLFGHQARPLVSGWVRLLEQDLAHSPSPHSLWKRSSSFPGQVPVPMMVCGSGDDAVIDPAQIQGWQPWLKPGDRLWQCPSGRHFFHAVHPETVAQEVLKFWQVPTALLPQDGFCLASLRDA from the coding sequence ATGTTTTATTCCACTCAGCACAAAGCTCTTTGGCTCAACGTTAGCGCCAGTTTTCAGCGGTTTGACCAAGCCCTCCTGAAGACCTTGGCCCGCCACATTGATATGTCCCACTGGGCCTACCGCCAAACCCCCGATGAGCCCAGTTCCCTGGCGGTCGCCCTGGATTTGCTGCATGATTTTATCGCCCAGCAGCCCCATCCTCTACATCTCATTGGCCATGGAACCAGCGGGCTGGTGGGGCTACTCTACGCCCGCCAATATCCTGAGCGAGTGCGCTCCCTGACCCTGCTCTCCGTGGGGGTTAACCCCATGGTGGACTGGCAGGCCCACTACTACGCTCAACTGGAAGCACTGCCCTGCTCTCGTCAGCGGGTGTTGGCGCAGATGGCCTATACCCTGTTTGGCCACCAGGCTCGTCCCTTGGTCAGCGGCTGGGTGCGGCTGCTAGAACAGGATTTAGCCCATTCTCCCTCCCCCCATTCGCTGTGGAAGCGCTCCAGTTCTTTTCCAGGACAGGTGCCTGTGCCGATGATGGTGTGCGGCAGTGGGGATGATGCGGTGATAGATCCGGCCCAAATTCAGGGCTGGCAACCTTGGCTGAAACCGGGAGATCGGCTGTGGCAGTGCCCCAGTGGGCGGCATTTTTTCCATGCGGTTCATCCCGAAACCGTGGCCCAGGAGGTGCTGAAATTTTGGCAAGTTCCCACCGCCCTGCTGCCCCAAGATGGGTTTTGCCTTGCTAGCCTGCGCGATGCCTAG
- the msrA gene encoding peptide-methionine (S)-S-oxide reductase MsrA — translation MARLRQVLLGICLLGMMAWTWDALPYYATADSLSNQPSAAMAEDNLATATFAGGCFWCMEKPFDDLEGVVATTSGYTGGTVENPSYEQVSAGGTGHVEAVQITYDPTQVSYDALLSVFWQNVDPLDNRGQFCDKGSQYQAKIFVQTEQERQLAEASKQALASRFGRQPIATAIETAQPFYAAEDYHQDYYLKHPVRYNFYRTACGRDKRLTEVWGTSPH, via the coding sequence ATGGCTAGGCTGCGGCAGGTGTTGTTGGGAATTTGTCTGCTAGGAATGATGGCATGGACGTGGGATGCCCTGCCCTACTACGCCACCGCTGATTCCCTATCCAATCAGCCCTCAGCCGCCATGGCCGAAGACAACTTAGCCACCGCCACCTTTGCCGGGGGCTGCTTTTGGTGCATGGAAAAACCCTTTGACGATCTGGAGGGCGTGGTCGCCACAACCTCTGGCTACACCGGAGGTACCGTCGAAAACCCCAGCTATGAGCAGGTTTCTGCCGGAGGGACAGGCCATGTGGAAGCCGTACAAATTACCTACGACCCAACTCAGGTCAGTTATGACGCCCTGCTGTCGGTGTTTTGGCAGAATGTAGACCCTCTGGATAACCGAGGCCAGTTTTGCGATAAGGGCAGTCAGTATCAGGCCAAAATCTTTGTGCAAACGGAGCAGGAACGCCAGTTGGCTGAAGCCTCTAAACAGGCCCTAGCCAGCCGCTTTGGCCGTCAACCCATTGCCACCGCCATCGAGACCGCCCAACCCTTCTATGCCGCCGAAGACTACCACCAGGACTACTACCTCAAACATCCCGTTCGCTACAACTTCTACCGCACAGCCTGCGGTCGTGATAAGCGCCTCACCGAGGTCTGGGGCACCTCGCCCCACTAG
- a CDS encoding TIGR04376 family protein: MGLFEDLSTFLETRLDEFLRANPQLELMGLEDQLRGQERDAIALLGDLKRREQQLKDQILATAQDIQKWHERLNRAKAANRPDLVAMAEEREAALLRQGNQYWGQMQGVNAQIDQTRALQKQIHERRRELKAKMAQLEAERANQRASQHAAQATNAWETGWYQSPMAGAGYAPIDPVEESFQRWEMEQELEDLKRQVGR; encoded by the coding sequence GTGGGCCTATTTGAAGACCTCAGTACGTTTCTAGAAACCCGCCTGGATGAGTTTTTGCGGGCCAATCCCCAGCTAGAGCTGATGGGGTTAGAAGATCAACTGCGGGGGCAAGAACGGGACGCTATTGCCCTGTTGGGAGACTTAAAACGGCGAGAACAGCAGCTTAAGGATCAAATTCTGGCAACGGCCCAAGACATTCAAAAATGGCATGAGCGGCTGAATAGGGCCAAGGCGGCAAACCGTCCCGATTTAGTGGCCATGGCCGAAGAGCGGGAAGCGGCTCTGCTCCGCCAGGGAAACCAGTATTGGGGCCAGATGCAGGGGGTGAACGCTCAGATTGACCAAACTCGCGCTCTCCAAAAACAAATCCACGAGCGTCGTCGAGAACTGAAGGCCAAAATGGCCCAGCTTGAGGCCGAACGGGCCAATCAGCGGGCATCCCAACACGCTGCCCAAGCCACCAATGCCTGGGAGACGGGCTGGTATCAATCGCCTATGGCCGGGGCCGGGTATGCCCCTATCGACCCCGTAGAAGAATCATTTCAGCGCTGGGAAATGGAGCAAGAACTGGAGGATCTGAAACGCCAGGTGGGCCGATAG
- the pheT gene encoding phenylalanine--tRNA ligase subunit beta produces the protein MRISLNWLNDLVSVDLSPEDLADALTMAGFEVEDIEDRRTWADGVVVGRVLERTSHPDAEKLSVCTVDIGAAEPSTIVCGAANVRAEIYVAVATVDTYLPKVDLTIKPRQLRGVPSAGMICSLSELGLEKDSEGIHMFDQADLTAGQDVRPLLGLDDVILDVTSTANRADALSMVGLAREVAAITGAPLHLPPTQAPTLTNPKAAVNLDLPDEKACPIYIGTVLEGITIGPSPQWLQARLQAAGTRPINNVVDITNYVLLEWGQPLHAFDRDQLAKLGKGDLTLGVRFARPGETLTTLDSQERTLAPETLVITAHDAPVALAGVMGGEDTEVSHATQAVVLEAAYFDAAVIRKSARSQGLRTEASARYERGVNPAELSLACQRALNLMVELAGATVISQTTATTALGQAIPERTLELRLERVHHLLGPVVNLGSDPAPLPADKVQTLLETLGCTVTSTQTEGVWSVTVPPYRYRDLEREVDLIEEVARLYGYNHFADTLPQGAVGGVLSPEAALARRVREAFRGAGLTELLHYSLTKPISERQVVLANPLFPEYSALRQDLVDGLIDAYELNLNQGNGPLNGFELGNIFWQDDQGIHEAKAVGGILGGDGRSTQWVNSGQEQPLTWYEAKGILDTVFQRLGLAVDYRADSQDPRFHPGRTASLWVRGRTELGRFGQLHPQLRQQRELPEEVYVFQLNWSALELCLLSSQQKAVKFAAYSPFPASDRDLAFYAPLDLAVSALEATMKKAGGKLLESVALFDDYRGTAVPEGQRSLAFRLVYRSPDQTLTDEVVDPVHQKVRAALEKQFKVTLRS, from the coding sequence ATGCGTATTTCCCTGAACTGGTTGAATGACCTCGTGAGCGTTGACCTCAGCCCGGAAGACTTGGCCGACGCCCTGACCATGGCAGGGTTTGAGGTGGAAGACATTGAAGATCGCCGCACCTGGGCCGATGGCGTGGTGGTGGGTCGGGTGCTGGAGCGAACCTCTCACCCCGATGCCGAAAAGCTGAGCGTTTGCACGGTGGATATTGGCGCGGCGGAACCCTCCACCATCGTCTGTGGTGCAGCCAATGTGCGAGCGGAGATCTACGTCGCTGTGGCCACGGTGGATACCTACCTGCCCAAGGTGGATCTCACCATCAAACCCCGCCAACTGCGCGGCGTGCCCTCGGCGGGGATGATTTGCTCCCTGTCGGAACTGGGCCTAGAGAAGGACTCCGAAGGCATCCACATGTTCGACCAGGCTGACTTGACCGCGGGCCAAGACGTGCGGCCTCTGCTGGGGTTGGACGACGTGATTTTGGACGTCACCTCCACCGCCAACCGCGCCGACGCCCTCAGTATGGTGGGTTTGGCCCGCGAAGTTGCCGCCATCACCGGGGCACCGCTGCACCTGCCTCCCACCCAGGCTCCCACGTTGACGAATCCCAAGGCGGCGGTTAACCTTGACCTGCCCGACGAAAAAGCTTGCCCCATCTACATCGGCACCGTCCTAGAGGGCATCACCATTGGCCCCTCGCCCCAGTGGCTTCAGGCGCGGCTTCAGGCGGCGGGTACTCGGCCTATCAATAACGTGGTCGATATCACCAACTACGTGCTGCTGGAGTGGGGCCAACCCCTCCATGCCTTCGACCGGGATCAACTGGCCAAGCTGGGCAAAGGCGATCTGACCCTCGGCGTCCGCTTTGCCCGTCCCGGCGAAACCCTGACGACGCTAGACAGCCAAGAGCGCACCCTGGCCCCCGAAACCCTGGTGATTACGGCCCACGATGCCCCGGTGGCTCTAGCTGGGGTGATGGGTGGTGAAGATACCGAAGTCAGCCACGCCACCCAGGCCGTCGTCCTGGAAGCAGCCTACTTTGACGCAGCGGTAATTCGCAAATCCGCCCGCAGTCAGGGACTTCGCACCGAAGCCTCGGCCCGCTATGAACGGGGGGTGAACCCGGCGGAACTGTCCCTGGCCTGTCAACGCGCCCTCAATTTGATGGTGGAACTGGCGGGGGCAACGGTGATCTCCCAAACCACGGCCACCACCGCCCTCGGCCAAGCCATCCCCGAACGCACCCTGGAACTGCGGCTGGAGCGCGTCCATCACCTGCTGGGGCCAGTGGTAAACCTGGGGTCAGACCCCGCCCCCCTGCCAGCGGACAAGGTGCAAACCCTGCTAGAAACCCTGGGCTGCACGGTCACATCCACCCAAACCGAGGGCGTGTGGTCGGTGACGGTGCCCCCCTACCGCTATCGCGACCTAGAACGCGAGGTGGATCTGATCGAAGAAGTGGCCCGCCTCTACGGCTACAACCACTTTGCCGATACCCTGCCCCAGGGCGCGGTGGGCGGCGTGCTCTCCCCCGAAGCGGCCCTGGCCCGTCGGGTGCGGGAAGCCTTCCGGGGGGCAGGGCTAACGGAACTGCTGCACTATTCCCTCACTAAGCCCATCTCCGAGCGGCAGGTGGTACTGGCGAACCCGCTATTCCCGGAATATTCCGCCCTGCGTCAGGATTTGGTCGATGGCCTGATCGACGCCTACGAACTCAACCTCAACCAGGGCAACGGCCCCCTCAACGGCTTTGAACTGGGCAATATCTTTTGGCAAGACGACCAGGGCATCCACGAAGCCAAGGCCGTGGGCGGCATCCTCGGCGGCGATGGACGCTCCACCCAGTGGGTGAACAGCGGCCAAGAACAGCCCCTCACCTGGTACGAGGCCAAGGGCATTTTAGATACCGTGTTCCAACGGTTGGGCCTAGCGGTGGACTACCGGGCCGATAGCCAAGATCCCCGCTTCCACCCCGGACGCACCGCCTCCCTGTGGGTGCGAGGCCGGACAGAACTGGGCCGCTTCGGCCAACTGCATCCCCAACTGCGGCAACAGCGGGAACTGCCGGAGGAGGTCTATGTCTTCCAGCTCAACTGGTCGGCCCTAGAACTCTGCCTGCTGTCCAGCCAGCAAAAGGCCGTGAAATTCGCAGCCTATTCCCCCTTCCCCGCCAGCGACCGCGATTTGGCCTTCTATGCGCCCCTAGATTTGGCCGTGTCTGCCCTGGAGGCGACCATGAAAAAGGCCGGGGGCAAGCTGCTGGAATCCGTCGCCCTGTTCGACGACTATCGCGGCACCGCTGTCCCCGAAGGTCAGCGCAGTTTGGCCTTCCGGTTGGTGTATCGTTCCCCCGATCAAACCCTCACCGATGAGGTGGTAGACCCCGTTCACCAAAAAGTCCGCGCTGCCCTCGAAAAGCAGTTTAAGGTGACGCTACGCAGCTAG
- a CDS encoding ADP-ribosylglycohydrolase family protein, translated as MADPITTLDRFQGSLIGLAVGDAVGTTVEFQPRGSFPLVTDMVGGGPFRLQPGQWTDDTSMALCLATSLLECGGFDPVDQMQRYCRWAEEGYLSSTGHCFDIGNTVSRALRQFRQTGEPFSGPTHPQSAGNGCLMRLAPVPMFYFPDVAQMVGFSGESARTTHGAQECVEASRLFGAMVGRALAGASRAAILSGYDDLNLATDTLQSIAAGHYQTLERDQIRGSGYVVESLAAALWCFWTTHTYADAILAATNLGDDADTTAAICGQLAGAHYGLSGIPQPWRERLTDYDTILALATRLHQAQPQAQSALE; from the coding sequence ATGGCAGACCCAATCACAACTCTAGATCGCTTTCAGGGCAGCTTAATCGGCTTGGCGGTGGGCGATGCCGTGGGCACCACGGTGGAGTTTCAACCTCGCGGCAGTTTTCCCTTAGTTACAGATATGGTCGGCGGTGGCCCCTTTCGGCTCCAGCCCGGACAGTGGACGGACGACACCTCCATGGCCCTATGTTTGGCTACCAGTTTGCTGGAATGCGGCGGCTTTGACCCGGTGGATCAAATGCAGCGCTATTGCCGCTGGGCCGAGGAAGGCTACCTCAGCAGCACGGGCCACTGCTTCGACATTGGCAACACCGTCAGCCGAGCCCTGCGCCAGTTTCGGCAAACGGGGGAACCCTTCAGCGGCCCCACCCATCCCCAGTCGGCGGGCAATGGGTGCCTGATGCGGCTGGCTCCGGTGCCGATGTTCTACTTTCCTGATGTGGCCCAGATGGTCGGGTTTTCGGGAGAAAGCGCTCGCACCACCCACGGAGCCCAGGAATGTGTGGAGGCCAGCCGCCTGTTTGGGGCGATGGTAGGCCGCGCCCTCGCCGGAGCCAGTCGCGCCGCCATCCTCAGCGGTTACGACGATCTGAACCTAGCAACAGACACCCTGCAATCCATTGCCGCAGGCCACTACCAAACCCTAGAGCGCGACCAAATTCGGGGCAGCGGCTACGTGGTCGAAAGCCTCGCCGCCGCCCTGTGGTGCTTTTGGACAACCCACACCTACGCCGACGCCATTCTTGCCGCCACCAACCTAGGAGATGATGCCGACACCACCGCCGCCATCTGCGGCCAACTGGCCGGAGCCCACTACGGCCTCAGCGGCATTCCCCAACCCTGGCGAGAACGGCTGACCGACTACGACACCATTCTGGCCCTCGCCACCCGCCTCCACCAGGCCCAACCCCAGGCCCAATCAGCCCTGGAATGA